Proteins encoded in a region of the Prochlorothrix hollandica PCC 9006 = CALU 1027 genome:
- a CDS encoding J domain-containing protein → MDHYQTLGITSTATQAEIKQAYRQLAKAFHPDRHRHSQPEVIDRAAQQILSINAAYEVLGDVQQRQTYDRYRLWTGEGVERPAVDRQPDSATVQTHQRQRRQTVQSQDQQLAVWIKQVYTPVHRLLGQTLKEFRPALTALSADPFDDDLMAEFQGYLDRSGDRQTKAQALFQAHGNPPQIARLAMNLYYCLHQVGDGLAELERFTLCYDDSYLKDGKEMFRIATRMRREVQSDFRDLNCR, encoded by the coding sequence GTGGATCATTACCAAACCCTGGGGATCACCAGCACCGCCACCCAAGCGGAAATCAAGCAAGCCTACCGCCAACTGGCCAAGGCGTTCCACCCCGATCGCCATCGCCACAGCCAGCCAGAGGTGATCGATCGCGCGGCCCAACAGATCCTGAGCATCAATGCCGCCTATGAGGTACTGGGGGATGTGCAACAGCGCCAAACCTACGATCGCTATCGGCTCTGGACAGGAGAGGGGGTGGAGCGGCCCGCCGTCGATCGCCAGCCAGACAGCGCCACGGTGCAAACCCACCAGCGGCAGCGTCGCCAAACGGTGCAGTCCCAGGATCAACAACTGGCGGTCTGGATTAAACAGGTCTATACCCCCGTCCATCGGCTCCTGGGCCAAACCCTGAAGGAGTTCCGTCCCGCCCTGACGGCCCTGTCAGCGGATCCCTTTGATGATGATTTAATGGCGGAGTTCCAGGGGTATTTGGACCGCAGCGGCGATCGCCAAACCAAGGCCCAAGCCCTGTTCCAGGCCCATGGCAACCCGCCCCAAATCGCCCGACTGGCCATGAATCTCTACTATTGCCTGCATCAGGTGGGGGATGGTCTGGCGGAGTTGGAACGGTTCACCCTCTGCTATGACGACAGCTACCTCAAGGACGGCAAGGAAATGTTCCGCATCGCCACCCGGATGCGCCGGGAAGTCCAAAGCGATTTCCGCGACCTCAACTGCCGTTAG
- the hemH gene encoding ferrochelatase — MGRVGVLLLNLGGPERIEDVRPFLFNLFSDPEIIRLPFPWLQKPLAWFISLSRSRRSEANYQLIGGGSPLRRITQEQATALQETLHRCDIDATVYIGMRYWHPFTEEAVARIKRDRLDRLVILPLYPQFSISTSGSSFRLLELLRQQDEGFRHLDYTVVPSWYRRPGYLKTMAELIAQELDRHPNPDQVHVFFSAHGVPVSYVEEAGDPYQREIEDCTRRIMDTLQRPNPYTLAYQSRVGPVEWLKPYTEAAMEDLAARGVRDLLVVPISFVSEHIETLQELDIEFREQAEEAGIENFSRVPALNTHPGFIQDLAELVQESLESPSLTLEEVIHPPRRAKMYPQERWEWGITTMAEVWNGRLAMVGFIALLVEMLSGHGPLHLAGLL, encoded by the coding sequence ATGGGTCGTGTAGGGGTCTTACTCTTAAACCTAGGTGGACCGGAACGGATCGAGGATGTCCGTCCGTTTCTGTTTAATCTCTTCTCGGATCCCGAAATTATCCGTTTGCCGTTTCCTTGGCTGCAAAAACCCCTGGCTTGGTTTATTTCCCTCAGCCGCAGTCGCCGTTCCGAGGCTAACTATCAACTGATTGGGGGAGGGTCGCCCCTGCGTCGCATCACCCAGGAGCAGGCCACTGCCCTCCAGGAGACCCTCCACCGCTGCGATATTGATGCCACGGTCTACATTGGGATGCGCTATTGGCACCCCTTCACGGAAGAAGCCGTGGCCCGCATTAAACGCGATCGCCTCGATCGCCTGGTGATCCTGCCCCTCTATCCCCAATTTTCCATTAGCACCAGCGGTTCCAGTTTCCGCCTCTTGGAACTGCTGCGCCAACAGGACGAAGGCTTCCGCCACCTGGATTACACCGTGGTGCCCTCCTGGTATCGCCGTCCCGGCTACCTCAAGACCATGGCCGAACTCATTGCCCAGGAATTGGATCGCCACCCCAACCCGGATCAAGTCCATGTGTTTTTCAGTGCCCATGGGGTGCCCGTCAGCTATGTGGAGGAGGCGGGAGACCCCTACCAGCGGGAAATTGAGGACTGCACCCGCCGCATCATGGACACCCTCCAGCGCCCCAACCCCTACACCCTGGCCTACCAAAGTCGGGTCGGCCCGGTGGAATGGCTCAAGCCCTACACCGAAGCAGCCATGGAGGATTTAGCGGCGCGGGGGGTGCGGGATCTGTTGGTGGTGCCCATTAGTTTTGTCTCGGAACACATTGAAACCCTCCAGGAACTGGACATTGAGTTTCGGGAGCAGGCGGAGGAAGCCGGTATTGAAAACTTCAGCCGTGTTCCGGCCCTCAATACCCATCCTGGGTTTATTCAGGATCTGGCGGAACTGGTGCAGGAGTCCTTGGAGTCCCCCAGCCTGACCCTAGAAGAGGTGATCCATCCCCCCCGCCGCGCCAAAATGTACCCCCAGGAACGGTGGGAGTGGGGCATCACCACCATGGCGGAGGTGTGGAACGGGCGGCTGGCTATGGTGGGGTTTATTGCCCTGTTGGTGGAAATGCTCAGTGGCCATGGTCCCCTGCACTTGGCGGGTTTGCTGTAG
- the hemE gene encoding uroporphyrinogen decarboxylase — translation MTGTTQVPYLLRAARGEVLDRPPVWMMRQAGRYMKVYRDLRDKYPSFRERSENPDLAIDISLQPFRAFKPDGVIMFSDILTPLPGMGIPFDIVESKGPSIEPAIRTQAQVDAIHTLEPDTSLPFIRTILQTLRQEVGNEATVLGFVGAPWTLAAYAIEGKSSKNYAVIKQMAFSEPAMLHQLLGKIADNIAIYLRYQIDCGAQVVQMFDSWAGNLSPMDYDTFAMPYQKRIVDQVKATHPDTPIILYISGSAGILERMAMSGVDIVSVDWTVDMADARRRLGSKVMVQGNMDPGVLFGSKPFIRDRILDTVRKAGKGGHILNLGHGILPGTPEDNAAYFFETGKNVTELLEAVPV, via the coding sequence ATGACCGGGACAACCCAGGTTCCCTATCTGTTACGTGCTGCCCGGGGCGAAGTCCTCGATCGTCCCCCGGTGTGGATGATGCGCCAAGCCGGTCGCTATATGAAGGTTTACCGGGATCTTCGGGACAAATATCCCTCCTTCCGGGAGCGTTCCGAAAACCCAGATCTGGCCATTGACATTTCCCTGCAACCCTTCCGCGCCTTCAAGCCCGACGGCGTTATCATGTTTTCCGACATTTTGACCCCCCTCCCCGGTATGGGCATCCCCTTTGACATCGTGGAAAGCAAGGGTCCCTCCATCGAACCGGCCATCCGCACCCAGGCCCAGGTGGATGCGATCCACACCCTGGAACCCGACACCAGTCTGCCCTTTATTCGCACCATTTTGCAGACCCTGCGCCAGGAAGTGGGCAATGAAGCCACGGTGCTGGGGTTTGTGGGGGCACCCTGGACCCTGGCGGCCTATGCCATCGAAGGCAAAAGCTCCAAGAACTATGCCGTGATTAAACAAATGGCTTTTTCCGAGCCTGCCATGTTGCACCAGCTCCTGGGGAAAATTGCCGACAATATCGCTATCTACCTGCGCTACCAAATCGATTGCGGTGCCCAGGTGGTGCAAATGTTTGATTCCTGGGCGGGCAACCTCAGCCCCATGGACTATGACACCTTTGCGATGCCCTACCAGAAGCGCATTGTCGATCAGGTCAAGGCTACCCACCCCGATACCCCGATCATTCTCTACATCAGTGGCAGCGCGGGCATCCTAGAGCGCATGGCGATGTCGGGGGTGGATATTGTTAGTGTCGATTGGACTGTGGACATGGCCGATGCCCGCCGCCGCCTGGGTTCTAAGGTGATGGTCCAGGGCAATATGGATCCTGGGGTGCTGTTTGGCTCTAAGCCTTTCATCCGCGATCGCATTTTGGATACGGTGCGCAAGGCTGGCAAGGGGGGCCATATCCTCAACTTGGGCCATGGCATTCTGCCCGGAACCCCGGAAGATAATGCGGCCTATTTCTTTGAAACGGGCAAAAACGTCACGGAACTCCTGGAAGCGGTCCCCGTTTAG
- the dinD gene encoding DNA damage-inducible protein D — protein MQSDAINTLTATFEAHAQQTENDIEFWLARDLQHLLGYSKWDNFLNVVSKAKTACDVSGHDIDDHFASVGKVVELGSGSQREIQDIMLTRYACYLIAQNGDPKKQEIAFAQTYFAMQTRQAELIEQRFLEAERVSARKKLTATEKELSQVIYEQTGDNKNFALIRSKGDQALFGKPTKAMKAQWKVPDSRPLADFAPTIILKAKDFATEITIFNTRKNILGTEQAISAEHVTNNDAVRQTLLERGIRPESLPPAEDVKKVERRLVSEQKKSSKNPDKLDL, from the coding sequence ATGCAATCTGACGCTATTAACACGCTTACTGCTACGTTTGAAGCCCACGCCCAGCAAACCGAAAATGACATTGAGTTTTGGCTGGCCCGAGATCTCCAGCACCTGCTGGGATATTCAAAGTGGGACAACTTTTTGAATGTTGTCTCGAAGGCAAAAACAGCTTGTGATGTCTCTGGTCATGACATCGATGACCATTTTGCCAGTGTCGGGAAAGTGGTCGAACTGGGTTCGGGGAGCCAGCGCGAGATTCAGGACATCATGCTGACGCGCTATGCCTGCTACCTGATTGCCCAGAATGGTGACCCCAAGAAGCAGGAGATTGCCTTTGCCCAAACCTACTTTGCGATGCAGACCCGGCAGGCAGAGTTGATTGAGCAGCGGTTTTTGGAGGCGGAGCGGGTGTCGGCCCGTAAGAAGCTGACGGCAACGGAAAAGGAACTCTCTCAGGTGATTTATGAACAAACAGGGGACAATAAGAACTTTGCGCTGATTCGCAGCAAGGGCGACCAGGCGTTATTTGGCAAACCCACCAAGGCGATGAAGGCTCAGTGGAAGGTACCCGACAGTCGGCCCCTGGCGGACTTTGCCCCCACCATCATCCTCAAGGCCAAGGATTTTGCTACCGAAATCACCATTTTCAATACGCGGAAAAACATCCTGGGGACGGAGCAGGCGATTTCCGCAGAGCATGTCACCAATAATGATGCGGTACGACAAACGCTGCTAGAGCGGGGCATTCGACCTGAGTCACTGCCTCCGGCGGAAGATGTCAAGAAGGTGGAACGACGTTTGGTCTCTGAACAGAAGAAGTCCAGCAAGAACCCCGACAAACTAGATCTCTAA
- a CDS encoding Uma2 family endonuclease codes for MILAPSPTHTETAEDYLALDVESDLRHEYRHGEVIPMTGGTPAHNEIIRLLVFLLTADLRKQPYSIFVTDQRLWIPELDRYTYPDVMVTPRPPELRPDRTDTVMNPIFLAEVLSDSTEKYDRGDKFEAYRTIPTFQEYLLITQDKPHVEQYVKQGENQWLFTEYHDLSATVELRSVGVTIALADLYEAVFSE; via the coding sequence ATGATTCTTGCCCCTAGCCCCACCCACACCGAAACTGCCGAGGACTATCTGGCGCTGGATGTGGAGTCTGACTTGCGCCATGAGTACCGCCATGGAGAAGTTATCCCCATGACTGGAGGCACCCCGGCCCACAACGAAATCATCCGCCTGTTGGTGTTTTTGCTAACGGCTGACTTGCGGAAACAGCCTTACAGCATTTTTGTCACCGATCAGCGCCTCTGGATCCCAGAATTAGACCGCTATACCTATCCCGATGTGATGGTGACACCGCGCCCCCCAGAGCTAAGGCCCGATCGCACAGATACGGTGATGAACCCAATTTTCCTGGCGGAGGTGCTGTCCGACTCGACTGAAAAATATGACCGAGGCGACAAGTTCGAGGCCTATCGCACAATTCCCACGTTTCAGGAATACCTGCTGATTACGCAGGATAAACCCCACGTTGAGCAGTATGTCAAACAAGGGGAGAATCAATGGCTGTTTACGGAATACCATGATCTCAGCGCCACTGTTGAACTTCGGTCGGTTGGGGTCACGATCGCCCTCGCAGACCTCTACGAAGCTGTGTTTAGTGAGTAA
- a CDS encoding NAD-dependent epimerase/dehydratase family protein: protein MKRIFVTGASGCIGHYVAEALIQQTDYELFLLVRDPQKLKLDLQGRSGIHLIQGNLRQIQRHRELLATMDGAVLLATAWGGAEETYDVNVTKTLQLVEFLTAGSCQQILYFSTESILDRHNNLLKEASELGTDYIRTKFLCLQNLERLPAADRITALFPSLVFGGDDTKPKSHITAGLPEVLRWLGLARFLKADASFHFVHGADIGQVVCQLLTHPESTPAAPNRGIPKLVLGSAPLAVDDAIAQLCAYFHKPIPFRIPLSIALAEVIIKVFRIEMAPWDRFCLSYRHFTHDRPVSPASFGLPTQAATLADLMQVLQIPPTLNPKK, encoded by the coding sequence ATGAAACGGATTTTTGTGACGGGAGCCAGTGGGTGCATTGGCCATTATGTGGCAGAAGCCCTGATCCAACAGACGGATTATGAGTTGTTTTTATTGGTGCGGGATCCCCAGAAACTGAAGCTGGATTTACAGGGGCGATCGGGCATTCATCTGATCCAGGGCAACCTGCGCCAGATCCAGCGACACCGGGAGCTACTGGCCACCATGGATGGGGCAGTGCTGCTGGCCACGGCCTGGGGCGGGGCCGAGGAAACCTATGATGTCAACGTCACCAAAACCCTGCAACTGGTGGAATTCTTGACGGCGGGATCCTGCCAACAGATTTTGTACTTTTCCACAGAAAGCATCCTCGATCGCCACAATAATCTCCTCAAAGAAGCGAGCGAACTGGGCACCGACTACATCCGCACCAAATTTCTGTGCCTGCAAAACCTGGAACGCCTTCCCGCCGCCGATCGCATCACGGCCCTGTTCCCCAGCCTCGTTTTTGGGGGGGACGACACCAAGCCCAAATCCCACATCACCGCAGGCTTGCCGGAGGTGCTGCGGTGGTTAGGGTTGGCCCGATTCCTCAAAGCGGATGCCAGCTTCCACTTTGTCCATGGGGCAGACATTGGCCAGGTGGTTTGCCAATTGCTGACCCATCCCGAATCCACCCCCGCCGCCCCCAATCGGGGCATTCCCAAATTGGTCTTGGGCAGTGCGCCCTTGGCAGTGGATGACGCGATCGCCCAACTCTGCGCCTATTTCCACAAACCCATCCCCTTCCGCATTCCCCTGTCCATCGCCCTGGCGGAGGTGATTATCAAAGTCTTTCGGATCGAGATGGCCCCCTGGGACCGCTTCTGTCTCAGCTATCGCCACTTCACCCACGATCGCCCCGTCAGCCCCGCCAGCTTCGGCCTGCCCACCCAAGCCGCCACCCTGGCCGATTTAATGCAGGTTCTCCAGATCCCCCCCACCCTGAACCCCAAAAAATAA
- the petE gene encoding plastocyanin — protein sequence MKFFASLSKRFAAVLSLVVLVAGTLLLSAAPASAATVQIKMGTDKYAPLYEPKALSISAGDTVEFVMNKVGPHNVIFDKVPAGESAPALSNTKLAIAPGSFYSVTLGTPGTYSFYCTPHRGAGMVGTITVE from the coding sequence ATGAAATTTTTTGCATCCCTGTCTAAGCGTTTTGCTGCGGTTTTATCTCTCGTCGTGCTGGTGGCTGGCACCCTTCTGCTGTCTGCCGCTCCCGCTTCTGCGGCTACGGTTCAAATCAAAATGGGCACCGATAAGTATGCCCCCCTCTATGAACCCAAGGCCTTGTCCATCAGCGCCGGTGATACCGTTGAGTTCGTGATGAACAAGGTTGGTCCCCACAACGTGATCTTTGATAAGGTTCCCGCCGGTGAGAGCGCCCCTGCTCTGTCCAACACCAAGTTGGCTATCGCTCCGGGTTCGTTCTACAGCGTCACCCTAGGAACCCCCGGTACCTACAGCTTCTATTGCACGCCCCACCGTGGCGCTGGCATGGTCGGCACCATCACCGTTGAATAA
- the lipB gene encoding lipoyl(octanoyl) transferase LipB, whose protein sequence is MAAAPSLLQPCHLIQGGLIPYGQAWHWQTQQMADRQRDPDLADTLLLLEHPPVYTLGRGSSLDFIKFTPPASFTAGVTPSSRAEPTPPQPGPELHRTERGGEVTYHCPGQLVGYPILNLRRHQPDLHWYLRQLEEVLIRVLDHYGLRGERIPGLTGVWLEGRKVAALGIKVSRWITMHGFALNICPDLQGFGSIMPCGIGDRPVGSLAQFLPHLTVADVRQQVALEFARCFGLHYVTESRNL, encoded by the coding sequence ATGGCTGCTGCCCCATCCCTGCTCCAACCCTGCCACCTCATCCAGGGGGGGCTGATCCCCTATGGCCAAGCTTGGCACTGGCAAACTCAACAGATGGCCGATCGCCAGCGGGATCCCGATTTAGCCGATACCTTACTCCTGTTGGAACATCCGCCGGTTTATACCCTGGGGCGGGGATCCAGTTTAGACTTTATCAAATTTACGCCCCCAGCCTCCTTCACGGCTGGAGTAACGCCCAGTTCAAGGGCCGAACCAACCCCCCCCCAACCTGGGCCAGAACTGCACCGCACAGAACGGGGGGGGGAAGTGACCTACCACTGTCCGGGGCAATTGGTGGGCTATCCCATCCTCAATCTGCGACGACATCAGCCGGACTTACATTGGTATTTGCGGCAATTGGAAGAGGTTTTAATCCGCGTTCTGGATCACTATGGCCTGCGGGGGGAGCGAATTCCGGGGTTAACGGGGGTTTGGCTAGAGGGCCGCAAGGTGGCAGCGTTGGGCATCAAGGTCAGCCGCTGGATTACGATGCATGGCTTTGCCTTGAACATTTGCCCCGATCTCCAAGGATTTGGGTCGATCATGCCCTGTGGCATCGGCGATCGGCCCGTGGGCAGCTTAGCCCAGTTTCTGCCCCACCTCACCGTGGCCGACGTGCGCCAACAAGTGGCCCTAGAGTTCGCCCGCTGTTTTGGTCTGCATTACGTGACGGAATCCAGAAACCTCTGA
- a CDS encoding DUF2949 domain-containing protein, protein MNPPYERLVQFLRDELRLSPSSIDLALRHSEQDLGPMPMVLWRYGLVTLEQLERIYDWLDSPGLPKVG, encoded by the coding sequence ATGAACCCTCCCTATGAGCGTCTAGTCCAATTTTTGCGGGATGAACTCCGTCTCTCCCCGTCTTCCATCGATTTGGCCCTGCGCCATAGCGAACAGGATCTTGGTCCCATGCCCATGGTGTTGTGGCGCTATGGTCTGGTGACCTTAGAACAACTGGAACGCATTTATGATTGGCTCGATTCCCCAGGGCTACCGAAGGTGGGCTGA
- a CDS encoding DUF4010 domain-containing protein, with protein sequence MNPTPTKTQQGHGFHAQFGAAGVYGVAAISGLADVDAVSISLARAATGTLATQVASLGVLIAIFMNTLVKVFITWSIGGKALAQWCGSILLGSLVLSFGIIWLTR encoded by the coding sequence CTGAACCCTACCCCGACCAAAACCCAGCAAGGGCATGGTTTCCACGCCCAATTTGGGGCAGCGGGGGTCTATGGCGTGGCGGCAATTTCAGGGCTGGCGGATGTGGATGCGGTCAGTATTTCCCTGGCCCGCGCCGCCACTGGCACCCTCGCCACCCAGGTCGCTAGCCTTGGGGTTTTAATCGCCATCTTTATGAATACCCTGGTCAAAGTGTTTATTACCTGGTCGATCGGCGGCAAAGCCCTGGCCCAATGGTGTGGATCAATCCTTTTAGGATCCCTCGTCCTCAGTTTTGGGATTATTTGGCTGACACGTTAA
- the ppk2 gene encoding polyphosphate kinase 2: MEQSAPEASPDQKAKKKKDDDHKIKGKKKSKKSAKKPEQKPEQKLEKKPEKMVIHRLSEGEGSSKISKKFYEKKLALLQVELVKMQYWVKHTGTRIVILFEGRDAAGKGGTIKRITEPLNPRGCRVVALGTPSDREKTEWYFQRYVPHLPAAGEIVCFDRSWYNRAGVEHVMGFCTDLQYQEFMHTCPEFERMLVRSGIILLKYWFSVSDEEQERRFQSRTTDPARRWKLSPMDLESRDRWADYSQAKDTMFAHTNIPEAPWFTVEADDKKRARLNCISHFLSKIPYIDMTPEPLELPPRKSAPLNYVRPPLNEQFFVPQKY, from the coding sequence ATGGAACAGTCTGCCCCAGAAGCATCGCCTGACCAGAAGGCTAAGAAGAAAAAGGACGATGACCACAAAATCAAAGGGAAGAAAAAATCAAAAAAATCAGCAAAAAAACCAGAGCAAAAACCAGAGCAAAAACTGGAGAAAAAACCAGAGAAAATGGTAATACATCGTCTCTCTGAGGGGGAAGGTAGTTCCAAGATTTCCAAGAAGTTTTATGAGAAAAAGCTGGCACTGCTCCAGGTAGAACTGGTGAAGATGCAATACTGGGTTAAGCACACGGGCACCCGTATTGTGATTTTGTTTGAAGGGCGTGATGCGGCGGGTAAAGGGGGCACCATTAAGCGCATTACAGAACCGCTGAACCCTAGGGGCTGTCGGGTTGTAGCCTTGGGAACCCCCAGCGATCGCGAAAAAACAGAGTGGTATTTTCAGCGCTATGTTCCCCATCTGCCTGCCGCTGGTGAAATTGTCTGTTTTGACCGCAGTTGGTATAACCGGGCTGGGGTGGAACATGTCATGGGATTCTGCACCGATCTGCAATATCAGGAGTTTATGCACACCTGTCCTGAGTTTGAGCGGATGTTGGTGCGATCGGGCATTATTCTGCTGAAATACTGGTTCTCTGTCAGTGATGAGGAACAGGAGCGGCGATTCCAATCCCGCACAACGGATCCGGCCCGCCGTTGGAAGCTTAGCCCTATGGATTTAGAGTCCCGCGATCGCTGGGCTGACTATTCCCAAGCCAAAGACACCATGTTTGCCCATACCAATATTCCTGAAGCCCCCTGGTTCACCGTCGAGGCTGATGATAAAAAACGGGCACGGCTCAATTGCATCAGTCATTTTCTCAGTAAAATTCCCTATATTGATATGACCCCAGAGCCGTTAGAATTGCCCCCCCGTAAGAGTGCGCCCCTGAACTATGTGCGTCCTCCCCTGAACGAGCAATTTTTTGTCCCCCAGAAGTATTAA
- a CDS encoding GNAT family N-acetyltransferase, giving the protein MIIRPEQTCDIAAITEVTIAAFQTLEISNNTEQFIIQALRQANALTLSLVADIDRQVVGHIAFSPVTISDGSPQWYGLGPVSVVPEYQNQGIGTALIQEGLSLLKTSGAQGCVLVGYPAYYQRFWFRNSPTLIYGGIPPEFFLALAFDRPIPQGNVTFHPGFSATSDAAIADTLF; this is encoded by the coding sequence ATGATCATTAGGCCGGAACAAACCTGTGATATTGCGGCAATCACTGAGGTAACGATCGCTGCTTTTCAGACCCTGGAGATTAGTAATAATACAGAGCAGTTCATCATCCAGGCTTTACGTCAGGCTAATGCTCTAACATTGTCCTTGGTCGCAGATATTGATAGACAAGTCGTAGGTCACATCGCTTTTTCCCCCGTCACGATTTCCGATGGTAGTCCCCAATGGTATGGCCTGGGTCCCGTCTCCGTGGTGCCGGAATACCAGAACCAGGGCATTGGCACCGCCTTAATCCAGGAAGGTTTATCCTTGCTCAAAACTAGCGGTGCCCAAGGTTGCGTCCTAGTGGGCTACCCCGCCTATTATCAGCGATTTTGGTTTAGAAACAGTCCTACGTTAATCTATGGGGGCATTCCCCCCGAATTTTTCCTAGCCCTAGCCTTCGATCGCCCCATTCCCCAAGGTAACGTTACCTTTCACCCCGGATTTTCTGCCACTAGCGACGCGGCGATCGCAGACACCCTATTTTAA